The Ciconia boyciana chromosome 22, ASM3463844v1, whole genome shotgun sequence genome has a window encoding:
- the LOC140662503 gene encoding retinol dehydrogenase 8-like has translation MAPKTVLITGCSSGIGLALAVRLARDKQRRFRVIATMRNVGRSGALAAAAGPALGRTLEIKQLDVCDEGSIRACLDSIPGRHVDVLVSNAGVGMAGPLECQSLAAMQSLMDTNFFGLVRLVKEVLPDMKRRRGGHIVVISSIMGLQGIVFNDVYAASKFAVEGFCESLVVQALRFNVAISLVEPGPVMTEFEAKVYEEAKRADYSRTDPETADIFTNLYLRNSKDVFASLGQTPEDIAEHTLRVIEAARPPFRHQTNAAYTPMAALKHADPSGALMTDAFYKLVFKYDAVLRLSLRAIRLLRWKAQKVKEGARLLGFK, from the exons ATGGCTCCCAAGACGGTACTGATCACCGGCTGCTCCTCCGGCATCGGGCTGGCGCTGGCCGTCCGGCTGGCGCGGGACAAGCAGCGCCGCTTCCGAG TCATTGCCACCATGAGGAACGTGGGCAGGAGCGgggcgctggcggcggcggcagggccggCGCTGGGCCGGACGCTGGAGATCAAGCAGCTGGATGTGTGCGACGAGGGCTCCATCCGCGCCTGCCTCGACAGCATCCCTGGGCGCCACGTCGACGTCCTGG TCAGCAACGCCGGGGTGGGCATGGCGGGTCCGCTGGAGTGCCAGAGCCTGGCGGCCATGCAGAGCCTCATGGACACCAACTTCTTCGGCCTCGTCCGCCTGGTGAAGGAGGTGCTGCCCGACATGAAGCGACGCCGCGGGGGCCACATCGTGGTCATCAGCAGCATCATGGGCCTGCAGG GCATCGTCTTCAACGACGTCTACGCGGCCTCCAAGTTCGCGGTGGAGGGTTTCTGCGAGAGCCTGGTGGTGCAGGCGCTACGCTTCAACGTGGC GATCAGCCTGGTGGAGCCGGGGCCGGTGATGACAGAGTTCGAGGCAAAGGTGTACGAGGAAGCCAAACGTGCCGACTACTCGCGGACGGACCCTGAGACGGCCGACATCTTCACCAACCTCTACCTGAGGAACTCCAAGGACGTCTTCGCCAGCCTGGGCCAGACCCCTGAGGACATCGCGGAG CACACACTGCGGGTGATAGAGGCAGCCCGCCCGCCCTTCCGGCACCAGACCAACGCGGCGTACACGCCGATGGCCGCGCTGAAGCACGCTGACCCCAGCGGTGCCCTCATGACCGACGCTTTCTACAAGCTGGTGTTCAAGTACGACGCGGTGCTGCGGCTCAGCCTCCGTGCCATCCGCCTGCTCCGCTGGAAGGCCCAGAAGGTCAAGGAGGGTGCCCGGCTGCTGGGCTTCAAATAG
- the GRB7 gene encoding growth factor receptor-bound protein 7 produces MDGGAQQSSLREPPGPGGAEQEGVPGERDGGEGPPEVKRSQPLFIHGSSRQLPEEEPRASSLPSIPNPFPELCSPSNSPILSSPTLGQGPPREGTSHVVKVFGEDGACRSLEASAGTTARQLCETLVRRTRALQDHSWALVELHQHLALERCLEDHESVVEVQSSWPPGADSRFVFRKNFAKYELFKSNAQSLFPEVMVSSCLEANKSMAHSELIQNFLNSGSCPEVQGFLQLREAGRKVWKRFYFSLRRSGLYYSTKGTSKDPRHLQYFADLTESNIYYVTQGKKHYGTPTEFGFCIKPYKVRSGVKGLKLLCSEDEQSRSCWMAAFRLFKYGMQLYRNYQQAQARLSQPPWIGPTPLRSVSDNALVAMDFSGCTGRVIENPSEVLTVALEEAQAWRKKTTHRYSLPAACHSSPLSAAIHCTQPWFHGRISREDTQQLIGRQGLVDGVFLVRESQRNPKGFVLSLCHLQRVKHYLILPSEEEGRLYFTMDDGQTRFADLIQLVEFHQINRGILPCKLRHYCTCVAL; encoded by the exons ATGGACGGGGGggctcagcagagcagcctccgggagccccccgggccgggcggcgcggaGCAGGAGGGGGTCCCCGGTGAGCGGGACGGGGGCGAGGGGCCGCCCGAGGTCAAGCGCTCCCAGCCCCTCTTCATCCACGGCAGCAG CCGGCAGCTGCCGGAGGAGGAGCCGCGCGCCTCGTCGCTGCCCAGCATCCCCAACCCCTTCCCcgagctctgcagcccctccaACTCGCCCATCCTCAGCAGCCCCAcgctggggcagggacccccccgcgAAGGCACCTCCCAC GTGGTGAAGGTGTTCGGCGAGGACGGTGCGTGCCGCTCGCTGGAGGCGTCGGCGGGGACCACGGCGCGGCAGCTCTGCGAGACGCTGGTGCGGAGGACGCGGGCGCTGCAGGACCACAGCTGGGCCCTGGTCGAGCTGCACCAGCACCTGGCCCTGG AGCGGTGCCTGGAGGACCACGAGTCGGTGGTGGAGGTGCAGAGCTCCTGGCCCCCGGGCGCCGACAGCCGCTTCGTCTTCCGCAAGAACTTCGCTAAGTATGAGCTCTTCAAGAGCAACGCG cagTCCCTCTTCCCCGAGGTGATGGTGTCCAGCTGCCTGGAAGCGAATAAGAGCATGGCACACTCCGAGCTCATCCAG AACTTCCTCAACTCCGGGAGCTGCCCCGAGGTCCAGGGCTTCCTGCAGCTGCGGGAGGCCGGGCGCAAGGTCTGGAAGCGTTTCTACTTCTCCCTGCGCCGCTCGGGGCTCTACTACTCCACCAAGGGCACCTCCAAG gatCCCCGGCACCTCCAGTACTTCGCCGACCTCACCGAGTCCAACATCTACTACGTGACGCAGGGCAAGAAGCACTATGGGACGCCCACCGAGTTCGGCTTCTGCATCAAG CCCTACAAGGTGCGGAGCGGCGTGAAGGGCctgaagctgctctgcagcGAGGATGAGCAGAGCCGGAGCTGCTGGATGGCGGCTTTCCGCCTCTTCAAG TATGGCATGCAGCTCTACCGCAACTACCAGCAAGCGCAGGCACGGCTGAGCCAGCCCCCCTGGATCGGTCCCACGCCCCTG CGAAGCGTCTCGGACAACGCGCTGGTGGCCATGGACTTCTCGGGGTGCACGGGCCGGGTGATCGAGAACCCCAGCGAGGTGCTGACAGTGGCCCTGGAGGAGGCACAGGCCTGGAGG AAGAAGACGACACACCGGTACAGCCTGCCGGCAGCCTGCCACAGCTCCCCGCTCAGCGCCG CCATCCACTGCACCCAGCCCTGGTTCCACGGGCGCATCTCCCGGGAGGACACCCAGCAGCTTATCGGCCGTCAGGGCTTGGTGGACGG TGTCTTCCTGGTGCGGGAGAGCCAGCGCAACCCCAAGGGCTTCGTCCTGTCCCTGTGCCACCTGCAGAGAGTCAAACACTATCTCATCCTGCCG AGCGAGGAGGAGGGACGGCTCTACTTCACCATGGACGACGGGCAGACCCGCTTTGCCGACCTCATCCAGCTCGTGGAGTTTCACCAGATCAACCGCGGCATCCTGCCCTGCAAGCTGCGGCACTACTGCACCTGCGTGGCCCTCTGA